In Bradyrhizobium erythrophlei, a single genomic region encodes these proteins:
- a CDS encoding lactate/malate family dehydrogenase, producing the protein MKIGIIGTGAVGSACAFATLMRGIASEIVLVNRSRDRSRGMATDMGYGAPLSSVTKIRDGDYSDLADAALIMITAGVNEKAGGATDRNDPLGRLRLLDKNTAVYRDVVPKIVAVAWDAVLLVVTDPPDPLADLTRRIAGHDRVLSTGTLLDSLRFRVHLGRRLNVAPAQIEAQVLGEHGTSQIFYWSGARVGGVPIIDALGQCGLEQDDIQPSIENEVRFANISIIEGIGASQYGIGMVCARIAEIVLRDERAVVPIGAYNSRYELTLSLPSIIGRSGCVQILEPPLSDDEHTGLKKSIEALRKAQDRIR; encoded by the coding sequence ATGAAGATCGGAATAATTGGAACAGGAGCCGTCGGTTCTGCTTGTGCGTTTGCTACTCTGATGAGAGGCATCGCAAGCGAGATCGTTCTAGTCAATCGAAGCCGTGATCGATCCAGAGGCATGGCCACTGACATGGGGTATGGAGCCCCGCTTTCCTCCGTCACAAAAATAAGGGACGGAGACTACTCGGATTTGGCCGATGCCGCACTAATCATGATAACGGCTGGTGTCAATGAGAAAGCCGGAGGAGCCACGGATCGCAATGATCCGCTGGGGCGGTTACGCCTTCTCGACAAGAATACCGCGGTCTACCGTGATGTGGTCCCCAAGATCGTTGCGGTCGCTTGGGATGCCGTTCTTCTCGTTGTAACCGACCCTCCAGATCCGCTTGCCGATTTGACTCGCCGCATTGCCGGGCACGACCGTGTGCTGAGCACCGGGACTTTGCTCGACAGTCTCCGCTTTCGGGTTCACCTGGGCCGAAGATTAAATGTGGCACCTGCCCAAATCGAAGCGCAAGTCCTTGGCGAACACGGAACGTCTCAGATCTTTTACTGGTCAGGTGCTCGTGTAGGCGGCGTACCGATAATAGACGCGCTTGGTCAATGCGGACTGGAACAGGATGACATCCAACCATCCATTGAGAATGAAGTACGTTTCGCCAATATATCAATCATCGAGGGGATTGGGGCCAGCCAATACGGAATAGGAATGGTCTGCGCCAGGATCGCGGAAATCGTGCTCCGTGACGAACGCGCTGTCGTTCCAATTGGTGCTTACAATTCAAGGTATGAATTAACGCTCTCACTGCCAAGCATCATTGGAAGAAGCGGTTGCGTGCAAATTCTCGAGCCGCCACTGTCTGATGATGAACATACAGGTCTGAAAAAAAGTATCGAAGCATTACGCAAAGCTCAAGATCGCATTCGGTAA
- a CDS encoding FAD-dependent monooxygenase yields the protein MQIAIVGGSLAGLFAATLLAGDGHKIAIYERSLHGLEGRGAGLLGKRDTFAVLRAAGCEHVARVGVVARERIVFDRVESTVVSEMPPQMQIPWDYLYRTFRNRVSKSYVLGRRVDSVRQDGDQVVVVFDDGGVEMADLAIGADGIASVVRASVDGSRGTNTYAGYVGWRGLLPERSLPAAAAAKLLERFAYFRMPRSHVIGFLVPGPRGETEVGARRYNWVWYRPAPGPVERDTALTDSDGHVHPYSLPPGAVSDRSRAALTEDAERLLPRPFADAIKATDRPLVQGIFDYETENMVSGRIALAGDAAFVVRPHAGMGIAKAAGDAMSLRKHLLSKPAVEALQSYRNERAPLGAAIAASGRELGAQLS from the coding sequence GTGCAGATAGCGATCGTCGGCGGTTCGCTCGCGGGGTTATTCGCCGCGACCCTGCTCGCCGGCGACGGCCACAAGATCGCGATCTACGAACGGTCGCTGCACGGGCTTGAGGGTCGCGGAGCCGGCTTGCTCGGCAAGCGCGACACCTTCGCGGTTCTTCGCGCCGCAGGGTGTGAGCACGTCGCGCGCGTTGGTGTCGTGGCCCGTGAACGCATCGTGTTCGACCGTGTGGAATCTACCGTCGTTAGCGAAATGCCCCCGCAGATGCAAATACCCTGGGATTACCTCTACCGGACGTTCCGGAACCGAGTATCGAAATCTTACGTCCTCGGTCGGAGGGTCGATAGTGTACGCCAGGACGGCGATCAAGTCGTCGTCGTCTTCGATGACGGCGGCGTCGAGATGGCCGATCTCGCCATCGGCGCAGATGGCATTGCCTCCGTCGTCCGGGCGTCGGTCGACGGATCGCGTGGAACCAACACTTATGCCGGCTACGTCGGATGGCGCGGCCTGCTACCGGAGCGTTCATTACCCGCCGCTGCCGCCGCGAAACTCCTCGAGCGCTTCGCCTATTTCCGAATGCCCCGATCGCACGTGATCGGATTCCTTGTTCCCGGACCGCGTGGGGAAACTGAGGTCGGAGCCAGAAGATATAACTGGGTCTGGTACCGCCCGGCTCCCGGACCAGTGGAACGCGACACGGCACTTACCGACTCAGACGGCCATGTCCATCCGTACTCTCTTCCCCCGGGTGCGGTATCGGATCGGTCCCGCGCCGCTCTCACTGAAGACGCGGAGCGCCTTCTGCCGCGTCCGTTCGCCGACGCGATCAAGGCGACCGATCGACCGTTAGTACAAGGGATCTTCGACTATGAGACGGAAAACATGGTCAGCGGCAGGATCGCGCTTGCGGGCGATGCGGCCTTTGTCGTGCGGCCGCATGCCGGCATGGGCATCGCCAAGGCCGCCGGCGACGCCATGTCGCTCAGAAAGCATCTGCTTTCGAAGCCCGCGGTAGAAGCCCTCCAGTCGTACCGGAACGAACGAGCGCCGTTGGGCGCCGCCATTGCTGCGTCGGGGCGAGAATTGGGAGCCCAGCTTTCGTGA
- a CDS encoding MFS transporter, protein MPGPSGFAPLRQTTFAVLWVATVLGNTGSFMRDVASAWLVTDLSSAPAAVAMIQAASTIPVFVLAIPAGVLSDVFDRRKLLIIMQLVLASVSATLMLLSYTGALTVGLLVALTFVGGVGAALASPTWQSIVPELVPRQDLKNAVALNSLGFNIARSVGPAAGGLLLAVLGAAVAYSADVVSDLVVVAALAWWRRVPSADDELSEHFLGAFRAGLRFVRSSRELHVVLTHSAIFFAFLSALWALLPIVARQVLGGNAGFYGILLGAIGAGAILGALVLPQLRRRFDADGLLLAAAIIAAIIMAVLAIAPPRWLAVVILLGLGGAWIVALTTLNGAAQAILPNWVRGRGLAVYLMIVNGAMAGGSLAWGIAAGALSVPATLLVSACGLFVVAFILHRIKLPAGEADLKPSNYWPEPLTADPVEHDRGPVLVLIEYRIAKDDRLKFFECLKRLSQTRRRDGAYGWGITEDAADSERIVEWFMVESWAEHLRQHHRLSNADADIQREATQFHIGPNPPVVRHFLALELDDIGR, encoded by the coding sequence ATGCCGGGCCCGAGCGGGTTCGCGCCATTGCGTCAAACGACGTTCGCCGTGCTCTGGGTCGCGACGGTGTTGGGCAATACCGGCAGCTTCATGCGCGACGTCGCCAGTGCCTGGCTTGTCACCGATTTGTCGAGCGCGCCGGCGGCGGTCGCGATGATTCAGGCAGCGAGCACGATACCGGTATTCGTGCTCGCGATTCCGGCGGGCGTCCTTTCGGACGTTTTCGACCGGCGCAAGCTTCTGATTATCATGCAACTCGTGCTCGCGTCGGTCAGCGCAACGCTGATGCTGCTGTCCTATACCGGCGCGTTGACGGTCGGCTTGCTTGTGGCGCTGACGTTCGTCGGCGGTGTCGGCGCAGCCCTTGCAAGCCCGACCTGGCAGTCGATTGTACCAGAGCTTGTCCCCAGGCAAGACCTGAAGAACGCAGTGGCGCTGAACTCGCTAGGTTTCAATATAGCGCGGTCGGTCGGACCGGCCGCGGGCGGCCTGCTGCTGGCCGTGCTGGGCGCCGCAGTCGCCTACAGTGCCGACGTCGTGAGTGATCTTGTCGTCGTCGCGGCTCTCGCGTGGTGGCGACGTGTGCCCAGCGCGGATGATGAACTGTCGGAACACTTCCTCGGGGCGTTCAGGGCCGGACTTCGTTTCGTTCGCTCAAGCCGCGAATTGCATGTGGTACTGACGCATTCGGCGATATTCTTTGCTTTCTTAAGTGCCCTGTGGGCGCTCCTGCCGATTGTTGCCAGGCAAGTTCTCGGCGGCAACGCCGGATTCTACGGCATCCTTCTCGGTGCGATCGGCGCGGGCGCTATCCTCGGTGCGCTGGTCCTGCCGCAACTCCGCCGCCGTTTCGACGCTGACGGCTTGTTGCTCGCTGCCGCGATCATTGCCGCCATCATCATGGCGGTACTGGCTATTGCTCCGCCGCGATGGCTTGCCGTCGTGATCCTGCTTGGGCTGGGCGGAGCATGGATTGTCGCGCTGACGACGCTCAACGGCGCGGCGCAGGCGATCCTACCTAACTGGGTTCGCGGCCGGGGCCTTGCCGTCTATCTGATGATCGTCAATGGGGCCATGGCTGGCGGAAGCCTCGCATGGGGAATAGCGGCCGGGGCCTTGAGCGTGCCGGCGACGCTCCTGGTCAGCGCTTGCGGGCTCTTCGTTGTTGCCTTCATTCTCCATCGCATCAAGCTGCCGGCAGGGGAAGCCGATCTGAAGCCGTCGAATTATTGGCCCGAACCCTTGACTGCCGATCCCGTCGAGCATGATCGCGGGCCGGTGCTCGTCCTGATCGAATATCGCATCGCGAAGGACGACCGTTTGAAGTTTTTCGAGTGCTTGAAGCGGCTGTCGCAGACGCGCCGGCGTGACGGAGCCTACGGTTGGGGTATCACGGAAGATGCCGCGGATTCGGAGCGCATCGTGGAATGGTTCATGGTCGAGTCATGGGCGGAGCATCTACGCCAGCACCATCGCCTGTCGAATGCCGATGCGGATATTCAGCGGGAAGCAACGCAGTTTCACATCGGCCCAAATCCTCCAGTGGTGCGTCACTTCCTGGCGCTGGAGCTGGATGATATCGGCCGGTAA
- a CDS encoding DoxX family protein — protein MNTIKMQNARMVERLRPILAAPVLRWVALLGLCAAYLQGGFDKAADFSSAIAEMNHFGLSPAAPLAVATIAMEIVASILILTGFYRWLGALALAGFTFFATFVANRFWEMAPPERVLAANSFFEHLGLVGGFLLVAWYDLRERCHVSDP, from the coding sequence ATGAATACGATCAAGATGCAAAACGCCAGGATGGTTGAACGCCTCCGCCCGATACTTGCAGCGCCCGTTCTGCGATGGGTCGCTCTGCTGGGCCTGTGCGCGGCGTATCTGCAGGGCGGCTTCGACAAGGCGGCGGATTTTTCCAGCGCCATTGCCGAGATGAATCATTTCGGACTGTCGCCGGCCGCACCGCTCGCCGTCGCGACGATCGCCATGGAGATTGTCGCGTCTATTCTGATTTTGACTGGGTTTTATCGATGGTTAGGCGCATTGGCGCTTGCGGGCTTCACCTTCTTTGCTACCTTCGTCGCTAACCGCTTTTGGGAAATGGCACCTCCGGAGCGCGTCTTGGCTGCCAATTCGTTCTTCGAACATCTTGGCCTCGTCGGGGGGTTCCTGCTTGTCGCCTGGTACGACTTGCGTGAACGCTGTCATGTGTCCGATCCGTAG
- a CDS encoding HlyD family secretion protein has translation MTDQTMLKETPSPSVPLQGRAPEIKAALPHYGRSSPRSLIVGALIAVVAGVGLYFYVPGFWQVSTDDAYVDAHVVSIVPKVAAYVSKLNVNDNSKVARDELMIQLDPRDFQVAVDIANADLKSAQANADNIDAQIREQNAIVAESQSAIDGDQAMLDFAQQQFDRYKSLESTGSGTVERLQQAEADVGQRRATVQHDQAAHDAARAHQVVLETQKLQAKAAVERQQAALAQAQLNLSYTKISAAEAGSVANKTVEVGNYVQPGQVLLSIVPDTLYITANFKETQLTNVRPGQRTTIRVDAFPGLRLEGRVDSLQRGTGSQFALLPPENATGNFVKVVQRVPVKITFNDPGEALHWISPGMSVEARIFTADPPGWLSFLD, from the coding sequence ATGACCGATCAAACCATGCTCAAAGAAACACCGTCCCCATCAGTTCCTCTTCAGGGCAGGGCGCCGGAGATCAAGGCGGCACTTCCGCACTACGGCCGGTCGAGCCCGCGCTCCTTGATCGTTGGCGCCCTAATTGCGGTCGTTGCCGGGGTGGGTTTGTACTTTTATGTGCCGGGCTTCTGGCAGGTGTCCACCGACGACGCTTACGTGGACGCGCATGTGGTTTCGATCGTGCCGAAGGTGGCCGCCTATGTCTCAAAACTAAACGTCAACGACAATTCCAAGGTCGCGCGCGACGAACTGATGATCCAACTGGATCCGAGGGATTTTCAAGTCGCCGTCGATATCGCCAACGCCGATCTCAAGAGTGCGCAGGCTAATGCCGACAATATCGATGCGCAGATTCGAGAGCAGAATGCCATCGTCGCGGAGAGCCAATCGGCGATCGACGGCGATCAGGCGATGCTCGATTTCGCGCAGCAGCAGTTCGATCGCTACAAGTCGCTTGAGAGCACTGGCTCCGGAACGGTCGAACGCCTTCAGCAGGCGGAGGCCGATGTCGGGCAACGCCGCGCCACAGTGCAACACGATCAGGCAGCGCACGATGCCGCCCGGGCCCACCAGGTCGTGCTCGAAACCCAGAAGCTCCAGGCGAAAGCCGCCGTCGAACGCCAGCAGGCGGCGCTTGCGCAGGCCCAACTCAACCTTTCCTATACAAAGATAAGTGCGGCAGAAGCTGGCAGTGTCGCGAACAAGACAGTCGAAGTAGGAAACTACGTACAACCCGGGCAGGTGCTGCTTTCGATCGTTCCCGACACGCTTTACATAACAGCCAACTTCAAGGAGACACAGCTGACCAACGTGCGTCCCGGCCAGCGCACGACGATCCGGGTTGACGCCTTCCCGGGTCTGCGTCTTGAGGGACGCGTCGACAGCCTCCAGCGCGGTACGGGTTCGCAATTCGCGTTGCTGCCGCCCGAGAATGCGACCGGCAATTTCGTCAAGGTGGTGCAGCGCGTTCCGGTCAAGATCACATTCAACGATCCAGGCGAGGCACTGCACTGGATCTCGCCTGGTATGTCCGTGGAGGCGAGGATCTTCACGGCGGACCCGCCTGGCTGGCTAAGCTTTCTCGACTAA
- a CDS encoding alkene reductase has translation MASLFDPIRVGAIEAPNRIFMAPLTRGRSTRDHVPTPIMVDYYERRATAGLIITEATGISRQGLGWPYAPGIWSDEQVNTWKPIVSAVHSAGGRILSQLWHMGRVVHPLFLDGAAPISASATTAPSYAHTYEGRRRYTEARAVTLDEIPGLIENYRAAARNALRAGFDGVEIHAANGYLIDQFLRNNTNFRTDRYGGSIENRIRLLVEVTTAVSEIVGAERTGVRLSPNGDSQGVNDSEPEKLFAAAAAALSKMKIAFLELREPTLNGTFGKADRPPIAPLIREVFRGCLVLNSDYASPRAESAVASGDADAIAFGRPFIANPDLPRRIKLGLPLAKENTSTWYTQGTEGYLDYPDAAE, from the coding sequence ATGGCATCTCTCTTTGATCCGATCCGCGTAGGCGCCATAGAGGCACCGAACCGGATTTTCATGGCGCCGCTGACTCGAGGACGTTCGACCCGCGATCACGTGCCTACCCCGATCATGGTCGACTATTACGAACGGCGCGCGACCGCCGGCCTCATTATCACAGAAGCTACAGGCATCAGCCGACAAGGTCTCGGATGGCCATATGCTCCGGGAATATGGAGCGACGAGCAGGTGAATACCTGGAAGCCAATCGTTTCAGCCGTACACAGTGCCGGAGGACGAATCCTGTCGCAACTCTGGCATATGGGCAGAGTGGTTCATCCGCTCTTCCTCGACGGAGCGGCTCCGATATCGGCTTCCGCCACAACGGCGCCATCGTACGCTCACACCTACGAAGGTAGGCGTCGCTATACCGAAGCGAGAGCTGTCACCCTCGACGAAATTCCCGGTCTCATCGAGAATTATCGAGCCGCAGCCCGCAACGCACTTCGAGCCGGCTTCGACGGCGTGGAGATCCACGCAGCAAACGGGTACCTCATCGATCAATTCCTGCGAAATAATACGAACTTCCGCACCGACCGGTACGGCGGGTCGATCGAAAACCGCATCCGCCTCCTCGTAGAAGTGACCACGGCGGTCTCGGAAATCGTCGGTGCCGAACGAACGGGAGTGAGACTTTCACCCAATGGCGACAGTCAAGGCGTAAACGATAGCGAACCCGAAAAACTGTTTGCAGCAGCAGCAGCAGCCCTATCGAAAATGAAAATCGCCTTCCTTGAGCTTCGCGAGCCAACACTCAACGGAACCTTCGGCAAGGCCGATCGACCGCCGATCGCCCCACTCATACGGGAGGTCTTCCGTGGTTGTCTCGTACTGAATTCGGACTATGCCTCGCCGAGGGCGGAGTCTGCTGTCGCCTCAGGTGACGCGGATGCGATTGCGTTCGGCCGCCCATTCATCGCGAATCCGGACTTGCCGAGACGGATCAAGCTCGGATTGCCGCTCGCCAAGGAAAACACTTCCACTTGGTACACCCAAGGCACCGAAGGCTATCTGGATTATCCCGACGCCGCCGAATGA
- a CDS encoding polysaccharide deacetylase family protein yields MFEGGGQPISGAGGVIPDAIKDGVPDLPTNAFFAYGHYEGIPRVLDLMDKHGIKLSSFMIGRAVETSPDVAREIVRRGHEAAAHGRTWENSYQLSREEEKKFIADSVETIYLVTGAQPIGWNAYWMRNSVHILETLQELGFLYQIDEPSRDEPFVIPLKGGDFVTVPYTFHLNDIVSFPFEGWNPLAYEQALKDEFDQLYEEGNLRRRMMVISLHDRISGHAGRVRALDRFLTYAKSKGDVWFARKDEIARWALEHRDDTPIVHRGPSSQSGLPGPTEAQQR; encoded by the coding sequence ATGTTCGAAGGTGGTGGGCAGCCCATCTCGGGCGCTGGCGGCGTGATACCTGACGCGATCAAGGACGGCGTACCTGATCTCCCCACCAATGCGTTTTTCGCTTACGGGCACTATGAGGGAATCCCACGCGTTCTCGATCTGATGGACAAGCACGGCATCAAGCTAAGCTCGTTCATGATAGGACGGGCCGTCGAGACCTCGCCAGACGTGGCCCGCGAGATCGTCCGCAGAGGGCATGAGGCTGCCGCGCACGGCCGAACTTGGGAGAACAGCTATCAACTCTCGCGCGAAGAGGAGAAGAAGTTCATTGCTGACAGCGTGGAAACCATTTACCTCGTTACAGGTGCCCAACCGATTGGATGGAACGCCTATTGGATGCGTAACTCAGTCCATATCCTGGAAACGCTCCAAGAATTGGGCTTTCTCTATCAAATCGACGAGCCGAGCCGCGACGAACCTTTCGTCATCCCGCTAAAGGGGGGCGACTTCGTGACCGTCCCTTACACCTTTCACTTGAACGACATTGTCTCCTTTCCATTCGAAGGATGGAATCCGCTTGCTTACGAGCAAGCGCTAAAGGACGAGTTCGATCAACTTTACGAGGAAGGCAATTTGCGACGGCGCATGATGGTAATCAGCTTGCATGACAGGATCAGCGGCCACGCCGGACGGGTGCGCGCTCTCGACCGTTTTCTCACCTACGCCAAATCGAAGGGCGACGTCTGGTTCGCTCGAAAGGACGAGATCGCTCGCTGGGCACTGGAGCACCGCGACGACACGCCGATAGTGCACCGCGGCCCCTCCTCCCAAAGCGGCCTTCCCGGCCCAACCGAGGCCCAGCAGCGCTAG
- a CDS encoding MMPL family transporter gives MLIAAIVAIVDFCVERRWWLFAAGILLVTGAASYDLGHFSITTNTESLISQDLPWHQRQATFSKAFPNKGISVVVKAATAENAERATEALERELAKRPDLFRSVSAPGGGEFFQHNGLLYQPLTDIKRSIGGLSEAQVLITTLATDPSLRGAMKALSLAADGVQGGELKLDELVWPLSLAAGTLNDVLAGKPATFSWQELVRGSRPQVEQLRHFIEVQPVLNFAALQPGRVATDGILRSASDLKLGERFGATVELTGPVPMNDEQFSVIRKSALRDTLAALLGALIILWLALRSWKIVTAVFFSLIVGLSVTAALGIALVGAFNLISIAFFVLFVGLGVDFGIQFSVRYRSERHEHQDLREALRSAAGKVGGPLALAAAATAVAFFSFLPTNYKGLFELGLIAGCGMLIAFACSLTFVPAMLAILRPPGEPVSMGFSSLAPLDDFLQRHRIVVIAATIGVVLACSPLLLHLPFDFNPINLENPNAPSVVTYRELQGNSETSASDAEVLAPNLENADAIAHRLATLPEVSRALTLSNFIPGDQDEKLAAIHFAAPRLSAALDASRQPAPSDQDTVAAIRKTAADLSRVTGVKKGPGADAARHVSGLLTRLAESDVVMRNKAEATIIPSLVYDLVRLRDSLEPRAVTIKALPSDLVRDWISPDGKARVQILPKGDPNDDDVLRKFATSVLAAESSATGPAISLYESGRTVIAAFFEAGGIALAAITVLLFIALRRVTDVLLTLIPLLLAGAVTLEVCVLTGTSMNFANIIALPLLLGVGVAFKIYYILAWRAGNTGLLQSSLTRAVIFSAMTNAVAFGSMWLSSYPGLSSMGRMMALALVCTMAAAVLFQPVLMGRPRQARTVAPPTPLPIPDAAE, from the coding sequence ATGTTAATCGCAGCGATCGTCGCCATCGTTGATTTTTGTGTGGAGCGCCGCTGGTGGCTGTTTGCTGCCGGGATTTTGTTAGTGACTGGCGCCGCCAGCTACGACCTGGGACATTTCTCAATAACCACGAATACTGAAAGCTTGATCTCGCAGGATCTGCCATGGCATCAGCGCCAGGCTACCTTCTCGAAGGCATTTCCGAACAAGGGCATCTCGGTCGTGGTCAAGGCGGCGACCGCGGAGAACGCCGAACGAGCTACCGAAGCGCTCGAGCGTGAGCTTGCGAAGCGTCCGGACTTGTTTCGTTCAGTTTCCGCGCCGGGCGGTGGAGAGTTTTTCCAGCACAACGGTTTGCTTTACCAGCCTCTGACAGACATCAAGAGGTCGATCGGCGGATTGTCAGAGGCCCAAGTTCTCATCACCACACTCGCAACCGACCCGAGTTTGCGCGGAGCTATGAAGGCACTTTCGCTGGCCGCCGATGGCGTTCAGGGCGGAGAACTCAAGCTAGACGAACTCGTCTGGCCTCTTTCGCTCGCCGCCGGAACCCTGAACGATGTGCTTGCCGGCAAGCCGGCTACGTTTTCATGGCAGGAACTCGTCCGGGGATCGCGACCACAAGTCGAGCAGCTAAGGCACTTCATCGAAGTTCAGCCCGTTCTGAATTTTGCCGCATTGCAGCCCGGACGTGTGGCGACGGACGGAATTCTGCGATCGGCTTCCGATCTGAAATTGGGTGAAAGGTTTGGAGCGACCGTCGAACTCACCGGCCCGGTCCCGATGAATGACGAACAATTCTCGGTCATTCGGAAAAGTGCACTGCGAGATACCCTTGCTGCGTTGCTCGGTGCGCTGATTATCCTCTGGCTTGCCCTCCGCTCATGGAAGATCGTCACCGCTGTGTTTTTCAGCCTGATTGTTGGTCTCTCTGTTACGGCGGCGCTCGGCATTGCGCTGGTAGGAGCTTTTAATCTGATCTCGATTGCGTTCTTCGTCCTATTCGTGGGACTGGGAGTTGATTTCGGAATTCAGTTTAGCGTCCGATACCGATCCGAGCGCCACGAACATCAGGATTTGCGGGAGGCCCTCCGAAGCGCCGCCGGCAAGGTAGGCGGCCCACTCGCTCTGGCCGCGGCCGCGACGGCGGTAGCGTTTTTCTCGTTCCTGCCGACAAATTACAAAGGTCTCTTCGAACTCGGTCTGATTGCGGGTTGCGGGATGTTGATTGCGTTTGCCTGCAGCCTCACCTTTGTCCCGGCAATGCTCGCCATCCTGAGGCCACCGGGAGAGCCGGTTTCCATGGGCTTCAGCAGCCTCGCGCCGCTCGATGACTTTCTGCAGCGACATCGTATTGTGGTGATTGCCGCCACTATCGGTGTGGTGTTGGCTTGCTCACCGCTGTTGCTCCACTTGCCGTTCGATTTCAATCCAATCAATTTGGAAAATCCGAATGCGCCATCTGTCGTCACCTATCGTGAACTGCAGGGAAATTCTGAAACCAGCGCGAGCGATGCCGAAGTCCTGGCACCAAATCTTGAAAATGCCGATGCCATCGCTCACCGTCTGGCGACACTGCCTGAGGTTTCTCGAGCGCTTACGCTCAGCAACTTCATTCCCGGCGATCAGGACGAAAAATTAGCCGCCATCCATTTTGCAGCGCCGCGGCTTAGCGCCGCTCTCGATGCTTCTCGGCAGCCCGCGCCATCTGACCAGGACACGGTCGCAGCGATCCGGAAAACCGCCGCGGATCTTTCAAGGGTGACCGGCGTCAAGAAAGGGCCAGGCGCCGACGCGGCACGGCACGTCTCTGGTCTGCTGACGCGACTAGCGGAATCAGATGTGGTCATGCGGAATAAAGCCGAAGCGACGATTATTCCATCGCTTGTCTATGATCTTGTTCGGCTTCGCGACAGTCTCGAGCCGCGGGCGGTGACGATCAAGGCGCTACCTTCCGATCTGGTCCGCGACTGGATCTCGCCCGATGGGAAGGCCCGCGTTCAGATTTTGCCGAAGGGCGACCCAAACGACGACGATGTCTTGCGGAAATTTGCTACGTCCGTTTTGGCTGCCGAATCCTCGGCTACAGGTCCGGCAATAAGTCTGTATGAATCCGGCAGAACGGTCATCGCTGCCTTTTTCGAAGCGGGCGGTATCGCACTGGCTGCCATCACCGTTCTCCTGTTCATCGCATTGCGGCGCGTCACCGACGTGCTGCTGACCTTGATACCCTTGCTGCTTGCCGGCGCCGTCACGCTTGAGGTCTGCGTTCTGACGGGTACCTCGATGAACTTTGCAAACATCATTGCGCTGCCACTTCTGCTCGGCGTCGGCGTCGCGTTCAAGATCTATTACATATTGGCCTGGCGCGCCGGGAATACTGGACTATTGCAGTCCAGCCTGACCCGGGCGGTAATCTTCAGTGCGATGACCAACGCGGTGGCATTTGGAAGCATGTGGTTATCGAGCTATCCGGGTTTGTCGAGCATGGGCAGGATGATGGCCTTAGCGCTGGTGTGTACGATGGCCGCGGCTGTGTTGTTTCAGCCGGTCTTGATGGGAAGGCCCCGTCAAGCCAGAACAGTCGCACCGCCCACGCCTCTGCCTATCCCTGACGCAGCGGAGTGA